The Littorina saxatilis isolate snail1 linkage group LG15, US_GU_Lsax_2.0, whole genome shotgun sequence genome contains a region encoding:
- the LOC138948717 gene encoding LIM/homeobox protein lim-4-like: MLSAKRKSSVCCAECREEIRAGKDWVRLAGQQVYHVTCFACSQCGVQFANGALFILRNGRPVCQMHFSDSPEQQAGRVAARRVKRTRTQFTEQQYRALQRYFRDGTNPDGRRLQTIASELGLVKRHVQVWFQNNRARQKKLAESRHG; encoded by the exons ATGCTTAGCGCAAAGCGGAAGTCGAGTGTTTGTTGCGCGGAATGCCGGGAAGAGATCCGGGCTGGCAAGGACTGGGTGCGGTTGGCTGGTCAGCAGGTGTACCACGTGACGTGTTTTGCCTGCAGCCAGTGCGGCGTACAGTTCGCTAACGGCGCCCTGTTCATCCTGAGGAACGGCCGGCCGGTCTGTCAAATGCACTTCAGCGACAGTCCCGAACAGCAAG caggACGGGTGGCGGCACGCCGGGTGAAGCGGACACGCACCCAGTTCACGGAGCAGCAGTACCGGGCCCTGCAGCGTTACTTCCGTGACGGCACCAACCCGGACGGACGGCGCCTCCAGACCATTGCCTCTGAGCTGGGGCTGGTCAAGCGACACGTGCAG GTGTGGTTCCAGAACAACCGAGCCCGTCAGAAGAAACTGGCCGAGAGCCGCCACGGCTGA